Within the Verrucomicrobiota bacterium genome, the region TGCGGTTTATACGAGCCATTATGGAAAGCAGTAAAACAGGTAAGCATGTGGAGTTATGATTAACCGCGCTTTCAACTGTAGGAGTAGCGGGTTTATCCCGCGATACCAGAGCCCCAGTGCAATCGGGGGATAAACCCCCTCCTACAAAAAATGCCCATAATAAATCCAACCGAACTCGAGGAAACGATTGCGGCAATTTTCGTCCGTCATGGCACACCGGCTACTCTCGCCCAGAAATTAGCCGCTTCTCTGGTAAAATCGAACCTGACTGGCCACGATTCCCACGGTGTTATCCTCACCCCGGTTTATGTAAAAAAAATACAGGATGGAGTTTTATTTCCAGAAGCCAAGCCTGAGATTCGGAAAACGGAAGGAGCTATCACTGCTATCGATTGCAGATACGGATTCGGGCACTTTGGAGCATTGTTAGGGGCAAAAACCGTGGTCAGCCAGGCATACAAAATGGGTGTGGCTACAGTGACATTGGAGAATGTAAATCATGTTGGACGCGTTGGAGAATATGGTGAAATAATAGCTGCTGCAGGTAATGTGGGATTTATCATTGTATCCGGGACCGGTCCCGAAGGTCTGGTTGCCCCTTACGGAGGAACTAAACGAGTGTTTGGCACCAATCCTATTTGCTGGTCTTTTCCGAGACCTGGGAAACCCTTCCCGATCCTCGTCGATATGGCTACGTCGACTATCGCGGCTGGAAAGGTAAGCCAGGCCAAATGGGCCGGCAAACAGATCAGATCGGGAGCGTTGTTGGATAAAAACGGCAATCCGACGCAAGATCCAAACGACTTCTACGACGGCGGAACACTGATTCCCGTTGGAGAGCATAAGGGAGGTGGGTTGATGTTTGCCATCGAGCTCATGGCCAATCTGTTCTGCGGATTTGCGCCGGGGCGATCGAAGGAACATAAACTTGGTAATCCGGTGGTCATGACCGCTTGGGACATTGCAGCGTTTACAGACCGTGAACGATTCGAGAGGCTGTTAGAGGAACTCTGCGAACGAGTAAAATCGAATCCTCCTGCTCCTGGTTTCAAGGACGTGATGTTACCTGGCGAATTTGAATACCTAAATTCCTTAGAGCGAATAAAAACCGGAATAGAGATCCCGAATAATCTCTGGACGGAACTTCAAGAGCTCGCTCGATGACAGATATGCGCTACACCACACTCGGTCGCACTGGACTAAAGGTTTCAATAATGGGTATCGGAGCCGGTACCCAATTTGGAACAATCAATGGCAACCATCTATCCCAAGCTGAAGGTATTATAAACACAGCCATAGAGAACGGAATCAATCTTATCGATACAGCTTCAATCTATAATTCCAGTGAGGAAATCCTGGGGCGGCTTTTAGAATCCAGACCTCGTGAATCCTACGTTTTAAACTCCAAGTATTATCCCATCACAGACATAGGCCAACCTATCCCAGCTCAAGAGGTTCGTAAATCTGTGGAACGAAGTTTGAAGCTTCTGGATACGGACTACCTGGATGTCTTACAAATCCACGGTGTTCGTCCTGAATCATACCGGGCAATCGTCGAAACCCACCACGATGAATTGATGAAAATGAAGTCGAAAGGAATGTTCCGTTTTTTGGGCATAACGGAAACCATTAAATTCGATCCCCATCACAGGATGATGAAAATGGCCCTGAAAGACGACCTCTTCGATACCGCCATGATAGCTTACAGCCTGTTGAGTCCGGATCCGGAAATAAAGATCCTGCCTCAGTGTCAAAAACAAGCGGTTGGGGTGATCGGAATGACTGCCGTTCGAAGAGCACTCAGTGATCATCAAATCCTGGAAGACTTGATTAGAAAGGCAAAGACTGAAAACAGAATGAAACAAGATGCCTTGCCTGACAAGGGTCCTCTCGATTGGTTGCTGGATGAAACGATACATACGCTGGCAAGCGCTGGCTACAGCTATGTTTTAAGTAACTCGGCCGTTCAAACGGTTTTATCTGGAACCACCAACCCGGATCATTTGGTTAAAAACCTTAAGGCGGCCTTGTCAAAACCGCTCGATGAAGAAAAACGGAAACGGCTCCGAAGTATTTTTAGCACACCACCAGATCATCAACCTTGGTCCACCTATGATCTGTAAACCCCGGGAACGCCAAGCCCCAGCTTGGCTCTCCATACATTCAATCGCAGCTTCCATCCGCCGCTTTCAGCTATGGAGGACTAAAGAAAGCAGCTCCTACATCCGAGTAGCGAATCAATGAAACTTCAGCCCACCTCAAAAATCATCCTCCAGGCGGACGAATCATTCACTCGTCATTCGGAGGCATCCATGGTAGAGCTCAACGATGGATTACTGCTACTGGCATGGTCAAAATTTGCCGGCAATCACGACAACTCCAGATCTCACATTGCGTGTATGGAATCTGTGGATGGCGGTCACACATGGAAGAATGAAAGGACGTTGGTCCCAAACGAAGCTGGACTGAACGTCATGTCGCCTGCTTTGCGTCGCCTGGGTGACGGATCGTTGGGGCTAGCCTATAGTTTCCGGGAATCCAAGAGAAGTGCCAAGCGACTATTTAGACGGTCGATCGACGAAGGGAAAACATGGGAAACGCCCATTAGCATCACTAAAGACGGTTACCAAACTGGAGCCCATGACAGGCTTACCGTGCTGTCTTCCGGTCGAATCCTTGCCCCTCTCCATTGCACCGAAGATTGGAATAGCCACTACCTGTACATAAAAGTAGCCAGGTCCGATGACCTCGGCCAAACATGGCAATTCTGCGATCCAATTTCGCTCCCAAAATTAGACGCAGCAGAATCGGGCGCTCAAGAACCCGATGTCGTTGAGCGCTCTGACGGTTCATTGCTAATGGTCATGCGAACAGCGACAGGAAGTATTTATCGCGCAGAGTCATTTGATGAAGGCGTGCATTGGATGAAGATAAAATCAACGGAAGTCCAATCACCAATTGCGCCATCCATCGTACGCCGAATTCCAGGGACTAGCGACTTGCTGCTCGTTTGGAATTGGATTTACGATTCAGATGATCGCATGCTTGGCCGTCGCAAGCGATTGGCTTGCGCTATTAGCAAGGATGGAGGCGATTCATGGCCGATGGAATACCGGAAGATTCTGGAGGAAGGGGAGCGAGGTTGTTTTTCATACCCTAGCTGCACGTTCTACAAAAACCAGGCGCTCCTCACCTACTACGCAATGGATGAAGCCGTAGACTTTAATTTCGACGGTCCCAGATCTCTCAAATTGATGCACATCCCCCTGGAATGGCTTTACCAGGAATAGGGTTATCGTTGCCGACTGGATAACTCCAGGCGACAAGCTCGGCTCCAACATTCACAGGATCAATCTTCCTCCTATAAGCCCCGCCGCTTCGTCCACACTTCGGGATTGGCCAGAAAGGGCGGCCGTTCCCCCATCAACACCTGCAGGGCTTGCGCGGCGGCCCCGGGATTGCTCCGGCTTTTTCCCTCCCAGGTAAAAGCACCGGCGTGAGGGGCCAGCACCACGTTATCCATCGCTAACAGCGGATTATCCGGTGCGGGAGGCTCCTTCTCAAACACATCCAGACCGGCTCCGGCAATCCGGCCTGCGGCAAGCGCCTCGATGAGTGCGCCTTCGTCGACGATCGCGCCCCGGGCCACATTGATCAGGACCGCGGTGGTCTTCATCAGCGAGAACGCTTGTCTCCCCAGAAGTCCTCTTGTAGCGGTGGTCAGCGGAAGGTGCAGGGAAACCACGTCGCTTTCGGTCAGGAGCAGCTCCAATGACTGAACCGGTTTCGCACCGATACCCCGGATGGCTTCAGCCCCCACATAGGGATCGAATATGATGACCTCCGATTCAAAGGCCTGAAGGATCCTGGCCACCCGCCTGCCAATTCTCCCCATGCCCACCAGGCCCACGGTTTTTCCCTGCAGTTCGTACCCCAGCAAGTCCTTGGATTGCCAGGCTCCTCTCCGGACGCTTTTATCCAGTTCGAGGATCTTCCGGTAGACGGCCAGTATCAAAGCAATGGTTATTTCCGCAACCGGAATGGTAGGAGCATCCGGAGTATGGACAACGCAGATACCGCAGTCCGTCGCCGCTGCCACGTCCACTGAATCCAAACCAATACCATAACGAGCCACGACTTTAAGGTTAGTTGCTCTTTCAAACGTGGTCCGATTAGCCGGAAAATCCGTACTCGCTAAGACCGCCTCGGCCTCCTCAATTTCGCTGAGCGG harbors:
- a CDS encoding sialidase family protein, with protein sequence MKLQPTSKIILQADESFTRHSEASMVELNDGLLLLAWSKFAGNHDNSRSHIACMESVDGGHTWKNERTLVPNEAGLNVMSPALRRLGDGSLGLAYSFRESKRSAKRLFRRSIDEGKTWETPISITKDGYQTGAHDRLTVLSSGRILAPLHCTEDWNSHYLYIKVARSDDLGQTWQFCDPISLPKLDAAESGAQEPDVVERSDGSLLMVMRTATGSIYRAESFDEGVHWMKIKSTEVQSPIAPSIVRRIPGTSDLLLVWNWIYDSDDRMLGRRKRLACAISKDGGDSWPMEYRKILEEGERGCFSYPSCTFYKNQALLTYYAMDEAVDFNFDGPRSLKLMHIPLEWLYQE
- a CDS encoding hydroxyacid dehydrogenase, encoding MALPKVWLNLEPHPSVFEVLEGKAQIIGPLVRPDTGDPLSEIEEAEAVLASTDFPANRTTFERATNLKVVARYGIGLDSVDVAAATDCGICVVHTPDAPTIPVAEITIALILAVYRKILELDKSVRRGAWQSKDLLGYELQGKTVGLVGMGRIGRRVARILQAFESEVIIFDPYVGAEAIRGIGAKPVQSLELLLTESDVVSLHLPLTTATRGLLGRQAFSLMKTTAVLINVARGAIVDEGALIEALAAGRIAGAGLDVFEKEPPAPDNPLLAMDNVVLAPHAGAFTWEGKSRSNPGAAAQALQVLMGERPPFLANPEVWTKRRGL
- a CDS encoding aldo/keto reductase; its protein translation is MTDMRYTTLGRTGLKVSIMGIGAGTQFGTINGNHLSQAEGIINTAIENGINLIDTASIYNSSEEILGRLLESRPRESYVLNSKYYPITDIGQPIPAQEVRKSVERSLKLLDTDYLDVLQIHGVRPESYRAIVETHHDELMKMKSKGMFRFLGITETIKFDPHHRMMKMALKDDLFDTAMIAYSLLSPDPEIKILPQCQKQAVGVIGMTAVRRALSDHQILEDLIRKAKTENRMKQDALPDKGPLDWLLDETIHTLASAGYSYVLSNSAVQTVLSGTTNPDHLVKNLKAALSKPLDEEKRKRLRSIFSTPPDHQPWSTYDL
- a CDS encoding Ldh family oxidoreductase, producing MPIINPTELEETIAAIFVRHGTPATLAQKLAASLVKSNLTGHDSHGVILTPVYVKKIQDGVLFPEAKPEIRKTEGAITAIDCRYGFGHFGALLGAKTVVSQAYKMGVATVTLENVNHVGRVGEYGEIIAAAGNVGFIIVSGTGPEGLVAPYGGTKRVFGTNPICWSFPRPGKPFPILVDMATSTIAAGKVSQAKWAGKQIRSGALLDKNGNPTQDPNDFYDGGTLIPVGEHKGGGLMFAIELMANLFCGFAPGRSKEHKLGNPVVMTAWDIAAFTDRERFERLLEELCERVKSNPPAPGFKDVMLPGEFEYLNSLERIKTGIEIPNNLWTELQELAR